The following coding sequences lie in one Leptospira saintgironsiae genomic window:
- a CDS encoding SDR family oxidoreductase, whose translation MRKNIFITGASKGIGRATALYFASKGWFVGAADIDREGLEDLEKEINGNNIFISTMDVTDSNSVSTNISKFCMASGSKLNILFNNAGVAWMDSFETIPLEKQLKTIDVNVKGILNCSYHAFPFLQKTKSSKVINMCSAASHYGVPFEATYSGSKFFVKGFTEALNLEWETHDIHVCDIMPNFVDTPMMKNCASSVSKKVGIKLTVQDVVKVIWKAARKKKVHWLVEFFPYNLIQPVGQFMPRSIIRKVMKKTAGL comes from the coding sequence ATGAGAAAAAACATTTTTATTACAGGCGCTTCCAAAGGAATCGGAAGAGCGACCGCCTTATACTTTGCTTCTAAAGGATGGTTCGTTGGTGCAGCCGATATCGACAGAGAAGGACTCGAAGATCTTGAAAAAGAAATCAACGGTAATAATATATTTATTTCGACTATGGATGTTACCGATTCAAATTCAGTTTCGACGAATATCAGTAAATTTTGTATGGCTTCCGGGAGTAAATTAAACATACTCTTCAACAATGCTGGAGTTGCCTGGATGGATTCGTTCGAAACAATACCTCTTGAGAAACAATTAAAAACCATTGATGTTAACGTCAAAGGAATACTTAATTGTAGCTATCATGCGTTTCCTTTTCTTCAAAAAACAAAAAGTTCTAAAGTAATCAATATGTGCTCTGCCGCTTCTCACTATGGTGTTCCATTCGAGGCAACGTATTCCGGAAGTAAATTTTTCGTAAAAGGATTCACTGAAGCATTGAATTTGGAATGGGAAACTCACGATATTCATGTTTGCGATATAATGCCCAACTTCGTTGATACTCCAATGATGAAAAACTGTGCTTCTTCAGTTTCTAAAAAAGTAGGAATTAAACTTACCGTTCAAGATGTTGTGAAAGTTATTTGGAAAGCTGCACGCAAAAAAAAAGTCCACTGGCTTGTAGAGTTTTTCCCCTATAATTTAATTCAACCAGTAGGACAATTCATGCCGCGATCTATTATTAGAAAAGTAATGAAAAAGACAGCTGGCCTTTAA
- a CDS encoding AraC family transcriptional regulator — translation MKTLFTSSRYLPHYRTINTIAHITKFMKQLDIPIVQVLEGSGIEQRDLRDPDRRIRTEQELKILSNIRNLSSEPEIGLRIGQEYHIGVHGNLGIAVMFSDTLVEAIALCLQYAELTLTYFQYELTVNKNLAYLKMTEAIKLDGLRQMICEREFASVYRMINDVYGKPLTLNKVCIAYRKPAYSSLYSNYFKCPIEFNSKSHMFVFDSKYLSMQLPKANPLMREKYQEECRKLYTRLKDFGTVAEKVYNELEFYELSKVTMRVIADNMHISTRTLRRNLACEGTSFQSILLDVLKKKAINYLIQTDIPIDQIAENLGYSNRPNFYHAFKKWTGASPAEFRNRNIIS, via the coding sequence ATGAAAACGTTGTTTACGAGCAGCAGATATTTGCCGCACTATAGAACCATAAATACGATCGCTCATATAACAAAATTTATGAAGCAGCTTGATATCCCTATTGTTCAGGTACTTGAAGGTAGTGGCATTGAGCAAAGAGATCTTCGTGATCCAGATAGACGCATAAGAACAGAACAGGAGTTAAAGATATTAAGTAATATTCGTAATTTGTCAAGTGAGCCGGAAATTGGATTGAGGATAGGGCAAGAATATCATATTGGTGTACATGGAAATCTTGGAATAGCTGTAATGTTTTCTGACACTCTTGTCGAGGCCATCGCGCTGTGCTTACAATATGCAGAACTTACTTTAACTTATTTTCAATACGAATTGACAGTAAATAAAAATCTTGCATATCTAAAGATGACAGAAGCTATCAAATTGGATGGACTGAGGCAGATGATTTGTGAAAGGGAATTTGCTTCTGTATACAGAATGATAAATGATGTTTATGGAAAACCTCTCACTTTAAATAAAGTTTGTATAGCCTATCGTAAACCCGCATATTCATCTTTATATTCTAATTACTTCAAGTGTCCAATTGAATTTAATTCGAAGAGCCATATGTTTGTTTTTGATTCCAAGTACTTAAGTATGCAATTGCCCAAAGCGAATCCTTTGATGCGAGAGAAATATCAGGAGGAATGCCGTAAATTATATACTAGGCTCAAAGATTTTGGGACAGTTGCTGAAAAAGTGTATAATGAGTTGGAATTTTATGAACTAAGCAAGGTTACTATGAGAGTAATAGCAGATAATATGCATATTTCTACGCGCACCCTGCGGCGTAATCTTGCTTGCGAAGGCACATCGTTTCAATCAATTCTTTTGGATGTTCTTAAAAAAAAGGCGATTAATTATTTAATCCAAACTGATATTCCTATCGATCAGATTGCTGAAAATCTAGGATATAGTAATAGACCAAACTTTTATCATGCCTTCAAAAAGTGGACGGGAGCTTCTCCAGCTGAATTTCGCAACCGTAATATTATTTCTTAG
- a CDS encoding LamG domain-containing protein, translating to MPNVRSYPLLLLLLVILSTQNCGTVLFLNALQSTNEDNRQESIAKSIVGAMNVGLIHYWPLDGDANDRVGTLHLTAFGTVGPILTIDHNNLPNGAYSYDGIDSWHNSDPAGEPILTGTASFTFSAWVKGKFKPSPGVIFGAGDGLGFQLMDNSSCLQIRVYSTNVGTGVVSNLSPCRAYQEDLWYNVTLTWDLPNNRANLYVGNDLVDSKVYNPNMTPWTSGTPITLGYGTLGGGSQEVTIDEVRIYDRVVPPILFGF from the coding sequence ATGCCTAACGTCCGCTCTTATCCACTTCTCTTATTATTGCTCGTAATCCTAAGCACTCAAAATTGCGGGACGGTTCTCTTTTTGAATGCACTTCAGTCAACAAACGAAGATAATCGCCAGGAGAGTATTGCGAAATCAATCGTAGGCGCTATGAATGTTGGCTTAATCCATTATTGGCCCTTAGATGGGGACGCAAACGATAGAGTCGGGACATTACATCTAACTGCATTTGGAACTGTAGGACCCATTCTTACTATTGACCACAACAATTTACCAAACGGCGCATACTCGTATGACGGTATAGATTCATGGCATAATTCCGATCCTGCAGGAGAACCTATCTTAACTGGGACTGCGTCTTTTACTTTCAGCGCCTGGGTAAAAGGAAAATTCAAACCCTCACCGGGAGTTATTTTTGGTGCAGGAGATGGCTTAGGATTCCAGCTAATGGATAACTCATCATGTTTACAAATCAGAGTCTATAGTACGAACGTAGGTACAGGTGTTGTCAGCAATCTCAGCCCTTGCAGAGCTTACCAAGAAGATCTATGGTATAATGTAACTCTCACATGGGATCTTCCAAATAATAGGGCCAACCTATACGTCGGAAACGATCTTGTAGACTCTAAAGTATACAATCCGAATATGACCCCTTGGACATCAGGCACTCCCATTACTCTAGGATACGGTACATTAGGCGGTGGATCCCAAGAAGTAACCATAGACGAAGTAAGGATCTATGATAGAGTTGTCCCTCCGATATTGTTCGGCTTTTAA
- the mgtA gene encoding magnesium-translocating P-type ATPase, with protein MESRKTPPNYWTYTSERMFSEIGSGPNGLSESEAKKRLGTYGKNNFGSSQKVTGIVLFLRQFANPITIILLFASALSWFLSDPTDGIIIQCIVLLSSILGYWQEKSASDSLHSLLSMVRLNSAAIRDNMESELDSQSLVPGDLIRLRVGDIIPADAYLIDSDRLFLDEAAFTGETFPVEKTIGSLPEETTLSKRSNLLYMGSHVVSGSGLALIYATGKNTQFGEIYKRLNERKPETDFEKGIRKFGNLLLEITLGLVLVILGINILLEKPILDSFLFALAIAVGLTPQLLPAIININLAKGAKQMSQKKVIVKRLNSIENFGSMDVLCSDKTGTLTEGVIQVHTSVDPNGNQNQDVLKFASINSNLQSGFQNPMDLAISKAYPISSETIPKSGELSYDFHRKRITIIAEIDGKRKAICKGACTPLLETCDRYLDSEGRIQPIAEVTESIQKVYETFSQQGYRTIGISIKELNDNDPVDYKIESSMVFLGFVAFSDSAKVGIQDTVRNLGDLGIRLKMITGDNRWIAKQVAKSVGISSSNILTGEELQSIGEEALRVKAEETDVFAEIEPNQKQRIILALKKAGHVVGYIGDGINDASALHSADVGISVDSAVDVAKEAADIVLLEKNLAVLLDGVKEGRITFANTLKYVFMATSANFGNMFSVAGASAFLTYLPLLPKQILLTNLLTDLPEMTIASDEVDKDWIVRPRKWDIKFIGRFMLVFGFLSSLFDYATFGLLLFGLGANETQFQTGWFIESVVSASLIVLVIRTKNVFYRSKTGKLLLGATLACIGFVFAIPYLPLAKTFGFGHLPLIFYGYLLGIIVLYIGSAEFAKSFFYKKER; from the coding sequence ATGGAATCCCGGAAAACCCCGCCCAATTACTGGACTTATACCTCAGAGCGGATGTTCTCTGAAATTGGCTCCGGACCGAATGGCCTCAGTGAATCCGAAGCCAAAAAACGATTGGGAACCTACGGGAAAAATAATTTCGGATCCAGCCAGAAGGTCACAGGGATTGTTTTATTCCTAAGACAATTTGCAAATCCAATCACTATCATCCTACTTTTTGCATCTGCCTTGTCCTGGTTTTTAAGCGACCCTACCGATGGGATCATAATCCAGTGTATCGTTTTATTGAGTAGTATCCTGGGTTACTGGCAGGAAAAAAGCGCAAGCGATTCACTACATTCTTTATTGTCCATGGTCAGATTAAACTCGGCTGCGATTCGAGATAATATGGAATCAGAACTGGATTCCCAATCCTTGGTGCCAGGAGATTTGATCCGATTGAGAGTCGGAGATATCATACCCGCAGATGCTTATCTTATAGATTCAGATCGTTTGTTTTTGGATGAAGCTGCGTTTACTGGAGAAACTTTTCCGGTGGAAAAAACCATAGGCTCATTACCCGAAGAAACTACATTATCAAAACGATCGAACTTATTATATATGGGTTCTCATGTAGTCAGCGGTTCTGGTTTAGCCCTAATCTATGCTACGGGAAAAAATACACAATTCGGAGAAATCTATAAACGATTGAACGAAAGAAAGCCTGAAACTGATTTCGAAAAAGGGATCCGTAAATTTGGTAACCTTCTACTTGAAATCACATTGGGCTTAGTACTAGTAATCTTAGGGATCAACATACTATTAGAAAAACCAATCTTAGATTCATTTCTATTTGCGTTAGCAATTGCTGTTGGACTTACACCTCAACTATTACCTGCAATCATAAATATAAACTTGGCTAAAGGCGCCAAACAAATGAGCCAGAAAAAGGTAATCGTAAAGCGTCTGAACTCAATTGAAAACTTCGGAAGTATGGATGTACTCTGTTCAGATAAAACGGGAACTTTGACAGAAGGAGTCATCCAAGTACATACAAGTGTAGATCCAAACGGAAATCAAAACCAAGATGTATTAAAATTCGCATCTATCAATTCCAACTTGCAAAGCGGTTTCCAAAACCCAATGGATCTGGCAATTAGCAAAGCATACCCAATCTCTTCTGAGACGATCCCTAAATCTGGAGAACTCTCTTATGATTTTCATAGAAAAAGGATCACAATAATTGCAGAGATAGATGGAAAACGTAAAGCAATCTGCAAGGGAGCTTGTACTCCATTATTAGAAACTTGCGATCGTTATTTAGATTCTGAAGGAAGAATACAACCTATTGCAGAAGTAACTGAATCCATCCAAAAAGTTTATGAAACATTCAGCCAGCAAGGATATCGCACGATCGGGATCTCCATTAAAGAACTGAATGATAACGATCCGGTAGACTATAAAATTGAATCTTCAATGGTGTTCTTAGGATTTGTAGCTTTTTCAGATTCAGCAAAAGTAGGTATCCAAGACACGGTCCGTAATTTAGGTGATTTGGGAATTCGTCTAAAAATGATTACTGGCGATAATAGATGGATCGCGAAACAAGTTGCCAAGTCGGTTGGGATTTCCAGTTCAAATATACTTACAGGAGAAGAACTACAAAGTATCGGAGAAGAAGCCTTAAGAGTAAAAGCAGAAGAAACGGACGTATTTGCAGAGATCGAACCGAATCAAAAACAAAGGATCATATTAGCTCTAAAAAAAGCGGGCCATGTGGTTGGATATATTGGAGACGGGATTAACGACGCCTCTGCACTTCACTCTGCGGATGTGGGAATATCCGTTGACTCTGCTGTAGATGTAGCAAAAGAAGCAGCAGATATTGTATTATTAGAAAAAAATTTGGCAGTCTTACTGGATGGGGTCAAAGAGGGACGCATAACGTTTGCAAATACTCTAAAGTATGTATTCATGGCGACCAGTGCAAATTTTGGAAATATGTTCAGTGTGGCAGGAGCTTCTGCATTCTTAACTTATCTTCCTCTCCTTCCAAAGCAGATCTTATTGACGAATTTATTAACTGATCTACCCGAAATGACAATCGCGTCCGATGAAGTAGATAAAGATTGGATCGTCCGTCCACGTAAATGGGATATTAAATTTATTGGAAGATTCATGCTCGTATTTGGTTTCTTAAGTTCTCTTTTCGATTACGCTACATTCGGCTTATTATTATTCGGACTCGGGGCGAACGAGACCCAATTCCAAACCGGATGGTTTATAGAATCGGTGGTTTCTGCAAGTCTGATCGTACTCGTGATCCGTACTAAAAACGTATTTTACCGAAGTAAAACAGGAAAATTACTTTTAGGTGCTACCTTAGCCTGCATTGGTTTCGTATTTGCAATCCCCTATCTTCCTTTAGCAAAAACATTCGGCTTTGGTCATTTACCATTGATTTTCTATGGTTACTTACTCGGAATAATAGTTCTCTATATAGGCTCTGCGGAATTCGCAAAATCTTTCTTTTATAAAAAAGAAAGATAA
- a CDS encoding glycoside hydrolase family 5 protein, whose protein sequence is MDSNNNRFKLKAVNWYGASDTRQVVGGLDKQPISHIISLIQEWGFNSVRLPFSNIMLHDTNIVPDQYVAANPQFFGKTALQIYDETVAALTAAGIVVVLNNHTTFSEWCCGFDYNGQWYHTGSSFAYNQTPEMWKADWVFLVNRYKNNKLVAAADLRNEVRTQRFNDTHLPNSPNWGWNNIDDWRKAAGEAGNDILRANPDMVIVVEGINWWGAIPILGSGERPHLKPVRDLQVHIRNVNKLVYAAHNYGFIGPKHNGDDATSGGNIKYKDMDLNTFRNTITDEWGYVTDPDAVTTAPVWVSEFGASPGETNPADREWLKRLVDYLIEKDLDFAFWPLNGEDEWGLVTSDWSQTKRGNWRDEHMDRLLASNGKTGSVAYVDHLTKIGFNGVDDNVSTIDNDWLSGANKGTCPDGERLLGLSRDQRALCSDTKYGKLWHADRAINVQAVYETNTRYHGTGDWAGGFTKYECPNDYYVAGATKHSWGTSGILCAHSKVPLANSCRTIWFDRGDSRSSQRGGDWAPGSYKGQCADTEYVAGVAQRDGGGAALLCCSSPLSGELPLVYKAKNLSHRTGFAEGDAWVVTTADHWADHIIYGPYDRGRWGTGNKRAVFRMLVDVTNANNDKIVTIDVYDGQEVLARRDVYRNEFVGPGQYTNFSLDFNIAPEKADRPMEVRAWWFDTSYVKTENVTIQNR, encoded by the coding sequence GTGGATTCGAATAATAACCGTTTCAAATTGAAAGCGGTGAACTGGTATGGAGCGAGTGATACTCGTCAGGTAGTAGGAGGCTTGGATAAACAACCCATCTCTCATATTATTTCTTTGATCCAGGAATGGGGCTTCAACTCGGTTCGATTGCCTTTTTCCAATATAATGCTCCATGATACGAATATCGTTCCGGACCAATATGTGGCGGCTAACCCACAATTTTTCGGCAAGACAGCATTACAGATCTATGATGAAACTGTGGCTGCTTTAACTGCTGCAGGGATCGTTGTTGTTTTAAATAACCATACTACTTTCTCAGAATGGTGCTGTGGATTCGATTATAATGGTCAATGGTATCATACAGGATCTTCCTTCGCTTATAACCAAACTCCTGAAATGTGGAAAGCAGATTGGGTTTTCTTAGTAAATCGTTATAAGAATAATAAGTTAGTCGCTGCTGCGGATCTCAGAAACGAAGTCCGTACCCAACGTTTTAACGATACTCATTTACCTAATAGCCCAAACTGGGGTTGGAATAATATAGACGATTGGCGTAAGGCTGCGGGCGAAGCAGGAAATGATATCTTACGTGCAAACCCAGATATGGTAATCGTTGTAGAAGGTATCAACTGGTGGGGAGCGATCCCAATCTTAGGTTCAGGAGAACGTCCTCACCTAAAACCTGTTAGAGATCTTCAAGTCCATATTCGTAATGTAAACAAACTTGTTTATGCAGCTCATAACTATGGATTTATCGGACCTAAACATAACGGTGATGATGCAACATCCGGCGGAAATATCAAATACAAGGATATGGATTTAAATACTTTCCGCAACACTATCACTGACGAATGGGGATATGTAACTGATCCAGATGCAGTTACGACTGCTCCTGTTTGGGTAAGTGAATTCGGAGCTTCTCCAGGAGAAACAAATCCTGCGGATAGAGAATGGCTCAAAAGACTTGTGGATTATTTAATCGAAAAGGATCTTGATTTTGCATTCTGGCCTCTAAACGGAGAAGACGAATGGGGACTTGTAACTTCTGATTGGTCCCAAACCAAAAGAGGCAACTGGCGTGATGAACATATGGATCGCCTTCTTGCATCCAATGGTAAAACTGGATCTGTTGCTTATGTAGATCATTTGACTAAGATCGGTTTTAATGGTGTAGACGATAACGTAAGTACAATCGACAACGATTGGTTATCAGGCGCAAACAAAGGAACTTGTCCTGATGGAGAACGTCTATTAGGTCTAAGCCGCGACCAAAGAGCACTTTGTAGTGATACAAAATACGGAAAACTTTGGCATGCTGACCGCGCGATCAACGTTCAAGCAGTATACGAGACTAACACTCGTTACCATGGCACAGGAGATTGGGCAGGCGGATTTACAAAATACGAATGTCCTAACGACTACTATGTTGCAGGAGCGACTAAACACTCTTGGGGAACAAGTGGTATCCTTTGTGCTCATAGTAAGGTCCCTCTTGCGAACTCTTGCCGCACTATCTGGTTCGACAGAGGAGACAGTCGTTCTTCTCAGCGTGGAGGAGACTGGGCTCCAGGTTCTTATAAAGGCCAGTGTGCTGACACCGAATACGTAGCTGGGGTTGCTCAAAGAGACGGAGGAGGAGCTGCATTACTTTGTTGTTCTTCTCCATTGAGCGGAGAATTACCTTTAGTATATAAGGCAAAAAATCTTTCTCACCGCACTGGTTTCGCAGAAGGTGATGCTTGGGTTGTTACTACAGCTGATCATTGGGCAGATCATATTATCTATGGTCCGTATGACAGAGGTCGTTGGGGAACTGGTAATAAACGAGCAGTATTCCGCATGTTAGTAGATGTTACTAACGCGAATAACGATAAGATCGTTACTATAGATGTTTATGACGGCCAAGAAGTATTGGCAAGAAGAGATGTCTACAGAAACGAGTTTGTTGGTCCAGGCCAATACACAAACTTCTCATTAGATTTCAATATAGCACCAGAAAAAGCAGATCGTCCTATGGAAGTTCGCGCTTGGTGGTTTGATACTTCTTATGTGAAGACTGAGAATGTAACCATTCAAAATAGATAA